A window of the Helianthus annuus cultivar XRQ/B chromosome 4, HanXRQr2.0-SUNRISE, whole genome shotgun sequence genome harbors these coding sequences:
- the LOC110937624 gene encoding uncharacterized protein LOC110937624 gives MLLLPRFLATLANPIAYCQLRCNVRRLSKAAKEIENQRLWWSCYSTAVIEGWASVILWLEIGVISRRGMSREKSDSIMKIIVMVLIGETGSEKAPSWFNGEVAVIWENDMEFWVYSLGFADH, from the exons ATGTTGCTCTTACCAAG GTTCTTGGCTACCCTAGCTAATCCCATCGCGTATTGTCAACTCCGCTGCAACGTGCGGCGACTCTCAAAAGCTGCGAAAGAGATAGAAAACCAGCGACTTTGGTGGTCGTGCTACTCAACGGCAGTGATAGAAGGTTGGG CTTCTGTAATTTTATGGTTGGAAATTGGTGTAATTTCTAGACGTGGAATGTCAAGGGAGAAATCTGATTCAATAATGAAAATAATT GTAATGGTATTGATTGGAGAAACTGGTTCGGAAAAAGCACCCAGCTGGTTCAACGGAGAAGTGGCTGTGATATGGGAAAACGACATGGAGTTTTGGGTGTATAGTTTGGGGTTTGCGGATCATTAG